One Rhizobiales bacterium GAS188 DNA window includes the following coding sequences:
- a CDS encoding alginate O-acetyltransferase complex protein AlgI, with product MLFSSPIFAAFFIVFFVVYTWTPMRYRLLVIILGSTFFYGYWNIYYTFFPHLLMLLAFFGTIWMVRVKDDERKRRLLLVVVALLTPLFVVKYTAFFYNSILSALDWESVRWQALPLPLGISFVTFTLIAYVVDVYRGRYAVERRVSMLAGLVLFFPHLIAGPILRPADLLPQINRPRLPRRMFWPRISYGIAIFTLGLLKKLVIADPLAVVVDSVFRSGGPLYAQDYWIAVNAFAAEIYCDFSGYTDMAIAIAMMIGIRLPGNFDRPYLSRSPIEFWRRWHITLSTWLRDYLYIPLGGNRLGFARQIANLMATMTLGGLWHGANWTFVLWGLMHGTGLALNHAANRFGAATVLSRIPGWVKMAATYVFVLVGWVWFRAQNIESGVRVLVGSVTAPWQNWSGVFDHYGFELLLFALFILLHRFDNHRIVRRAVRRTPGAIVWPIIGLIWVLAVAVSQGSSAKFVYFDF from the coding sequence ATGCTGTTCAGTTCGCCGATCTTTGCGGCCTTCTTCATTGTCTTTTTCGTCGTCTACACCTGGACGCCGATGCGATACCGGCTGCTCGTCATCATCCTGGGCAGCACGTTCTTTTACGGATATTGGAATATATATTATACGTTCTTCCCTCATCTTCTCATGCTGCTGGCGTTTTTTGGCACGATCTGGATGGTGAGAGTAAAGGATGATGAGCGAAAGAGACGCCTTCTGTTGGTGGTCGTGGCGCTTCTGACGCCGCTTTTCGTCGTCAAATACACGGCGTTCTTCTACAATTCGATTCTTTCGGCGCTGGACTGGGAATCTGTGCGGTGGCAGGCGCTGCCGCTTCCACTCGGCATCTCCTTCGTCACCTTCACGCTCATCGCATATGTCGTCGATGTCTATCGCGGCCGTTATGCGGTCGAACGGCGCGTCAGCATGCTGGCAGGCCTTGTCCTCTTCTTTCCCCATCTCATTGCCGGCCCGATCCTCCGCCCCGCCGATCTCCTGCCGCAGATCAACCGTCCCCGGTTGCCGCGCCGCATGTTCTGGCCACGGATCAGCTACGGCATCGCGATTTTCACACTCGGTCTTCTGAAGAAGCTCGTCATCGCCGATCCGCTGGCGGTCGTTGTCGATTCGGTATTCCGAAGCGGCGGACCCCTTTACGCGCAGGATTATTGGATCGCCGTGAACGCATTTGCCGCCGAAATCTACTGTGACTTCAGTGGTTACACGGATATGGCCATTGCGATCGCCATGATGATCGGCATCCGGCTGCCTGGAAACTTCGACCGTCCTTACCTGTCGCGGTCGCCGATCGAATTCTGGCGGCGTTGGCACATCACGCTGTCGACCTGGTTGCGGGATTATCTCTACATTCCTCTCGGCGGCAATCGCCTCGGGTTCGCCCGGCAGATCGCCAATCTGATGGCCACGATGACGCTTGGCGGCCTCTGGCACGGCGCCAACTGGACTTTTGTCCTTTGGGGTTTGATGCACGGGACTGGGCTCGCGTTGAACCACGCGGCCAATCGGTTCGGCGCTGCGACGGTTCTCAGTCGCATTCCCGGTTGGGTGAAGATGGCGGCGACTTATGTCTTCGTGCTGGTCGGCTGGGTCTGGTTTCGTGCTCAGAACATCGAAAGCGGGGTGCGGGTTCTTGTCGGGTCGGTGACTGCGCCCTGGCAGAATTGGAGCGGCGTCTTCGACCACTATGGGTTCGAGCTCCTGCTCTTTGCCCTTTTCATACTGCTCCATCGGTTCGACAATCACCGGATTGTCCGCCGCGCGGTTCGGCGGACACCGGGCGCGATCGTATGGCCGATAATCGGGTTGATCTGGGTTCTCGCCGTCGCTGTGAGCCAGGGTAGTTCGGCAAAGTTTGTCTATTTCGACTTCTAA
- a CDS encoding Lysophospholipase L1, with the protein MDQVGAEQRRHSSASPIRCRTVRPIPLSGTESDLGGLPSTIKHIILGDVTVGEKTEGTRSKASPPSRIKEFVFSIAILVVSTGVALMGAEVFLRIKNSSMHNYDIEMWRYSGLLKQRSGEPLLGFEHIPSSSATLESVEIRTNEWGLRGGPVPPLAPGQRRILFLGSSITLGWGVPEDQTITSRIQQMFAADGQNVQVLNAGIGNYNSVRYVNRFLLRLTDLHPTDIVVDGFVRDAEALDPGGGNVLLRNSELAVTSWIAMTRLFKKEGSETVEDHYRAVYTPEAPGFLAMKDALRKLADYGKEHNVRIYFAMTPEVHDLVDYKLGFVHDIMKSLSQDYGFIFVDLLPSMSHLTPAELWAMPGDPHPNGLGHQRMAEALYPALKLKTP; encoded by the coding sequence ATGGACCAAGTCGGCGCGGAGCAACGGCGACACTCATCGGCCTCGCCGATACGCTGCCGCACGGTTCGCCCGATACCGCTGAGCGGCACCGAGTCCGATCTGGGAGGCCTGCCCTCCACCATAAAGCATATAATCCTGGGAGACGTTACTGTGGGCGAAAAGACAGAGGGCACGAGGTCGAAGGCATCCCCACCCTCTCGGATCAAGGAGTTCGTCTTCTCTATCGCTATTCTTGTCGTTTCGACCGGTGTCGCCTTGATGGGTGCGGAAGTGTTCTTGCGAATCAAGAATTCTTCCATGCACAATTACGATATCGAGATGTGGCGTTACTCTGGTCTGCTGAAGCAGCGCAGCGGCGAGCCGCTGCTCGGCTTCGAGCATATTCCGTCCTCGAGCGCCACTCTCGAATCCGTCGAGATCCGCACTAATGAATGGGGGCTGCGTGGCGGACCGGTTCCGCCCTTGGCTCCTGGACAACGGCGCATCCTTTTCCTTGGCAGCTCGATCACCCTCGGCTGGGGCGTCCCGGAGGATCAGACCATTACCAGCCGTATCCAGCAGATGTTTGCGGCGGATGGGCAAAACGTTCAGGTCCTCAACGCCGGCATCGGCAACTACAATTCCGTGCGCTACGTAAACCGCTTTCTGCTGCGACTGACGGACCTCCACCCGACCGACATCGTGGTGGATGGATTCGTCCGCGATGCGGAAGCGCTTGATCCGGGCGGCGGCAACGTTCTTCTGCGCAACAGCGAATTGGCGGTCACGTCCTGGATTGCCATGACGCGACTGTTCAAGAAGGAAGGGTCGGAGACAGTCGAAGATCACTATCGGGCGGTTTACACGCCGGAAGCGCCCGGATTCCTTGCCATGAAGGACGCGTTGCGCAAGCTGGCCGACTATGGCAAGGAACATAATGTTCGCATCTACTTCGCTATGACGCCGGAGGTGCACGACCTCGTCGACTATAAGCTCGGTTTCGTGCACGACATTATGAAGTCTCTGTCTCAGGACTACGGTTTCATCTTCGTCGATCTGCTGCCGTCCATGTCACATCTGACGCCGGCGGAACTGTGGGCGATGCCGGGCGATCCGCATCCCAATGGCCTCGGCCACCAGCGGATGGCCGAAGCGCTCTACCCCGCCTTGAAGTTGAAGACACCATAA
- a CDS encoding carbamoyltransferase, translating into MFILGISAFYHDSAAAIIRDGRIIAAAQEERFTRKKHDSAFPVNACSYCLREAGITAKDIGFVAFYDKPFIKFERLVETYLAFAPRGFASFRMALPLWIKEKLFQKSMLAKELTKLEGGKSVAWAERLLFAEHHLSHAASAFFPSPFDEAVVLTMDGVGEWATTSVSFGQGQDLKISRELHFPHSLGLLYSAFTYYTGFKVNSGEYKLMGLAPYGEPRFAQLILDNVIDLKADGTFRLDQKYFDYCTGLRMTNGAFDDLFKGPARKPEERLTQREMDIAASIQAVTEEIVLRLTRSLAAEGRSENLCLAGGVALNCVANGKVLRDGHFKRIWIQPAAGDAGGAIGAALAAHHLQLGQPREPRNGIDAMEGAYLGPSYPQLDIERALTHAGASFDRLDDADMVETVAGHLAEGRAVGWFQGRMEFGPRALGGRSILGDARSPAMQKILNLKVKYRESFRPFAPAVLREDVSDWFDIDCDSPYMLLVADVTKARQRAMSAEESQLFGIDKLNVPRSEIPAVTHVDYSARVQTVHAETNPLFHSLLEAFKSRTGCPVLVNTSFNVRGEPIVCTPEDAFRCFMGTDIEILSIGNCFLQKDRQDPKLKQDYKNAFELD; encoded by the coding sequence ATGTTCATTCTCGGAATCTCGGCGTTCTATCATGACAGCGCTGCGGCCATCATCCGTGACGGCCGGATCATCGCTGCTGCCCAGGAAGAGCGCTTCACGAGAAAGAAGCATGACAGTGCCTTTCCTGTGAACGCCTGCTCCTACTGCCTTCGCGAAGCCGGCATCACAGCCAAGGATATTGGCTTCGTAGCCTTCTACGACAAGCCCTTCATCAAGTTCGAGCGCCTCGTCGAGACCTACCTGGCCTTTGCCCCGCGCGGCTTCGCCTCGTTTCGCATGGCTCTGCCGTTGTGGATCAAGGAAAAGCTCTTTCAGAAGAGCATGCTCGCCAAGGAATTGACGAAGTTGGAGGGAGGCAAGTCCGTCGCTTGGGCGGAGCGGTTGCTCTTTGCCGAGCATCATCTCAGCCACGCTGCATCCGCCTTCTTCCCCTCCCCATTCGACGAGGCCGTCGTTCTTACGATGGACGGCGTCGGCGAATGGGCGACGACGAGCGTCTCATTCGGTCAGGGCCAAGACCTCAAGATCTCTCGGGAGCTGCACTTCCCCCATAGCCTCGGCCTTCTCTATTCGGCCTTTACCTATTACACGGGGTTCAAGGTCAATTCCGGTGAATACAAGCTGATGGGGTTGGCACCCTACGGTGAGCCGCGCTTTGCTCAATTGATCCTTGATAACGTAATCGATCTCAAGGCGGATGGCACCTTCAGGTTGGACCAGAAATACTTCGATTATTGTACCGGCCTGAGGATGACGAACGGCGCTTTTGACGATTTGTTCAAAGGCCCGGCGCGCAAGCCCGAAGAGCGGCTGACCCAAAGGGAGATGGATATCGCCGCCTCGATCCAGGCCGTCACAGAAGAGATCGTGCTGCGCCTGACTCGATCCCTTGCGGCCGAGGGGCGCTCGGAGAATCTTTGCCTTGCCGGCGGAGTGGCGTTGAATTGCGTCGCCAACGGTAAGGTTTTGCGCGATGGCCACTTCAAGCGGATCTGGATTCAACCCGCGGCGGGAGATGCGGGCGGTGCCATCGGCGCAGCTCTTGCGGCCCATCATTTGCAACTCGGCCAGCCGCGCGAGCCTCGCAATGGGATCGACGCAATGGAGGGAGCCTATCTCGGCCCGAGCTATCCCCAGCTGGACATCGAGCGTGCGCTCACACATGCTGGCGCTAGCTTCGACCGCCTGGACGATGCGGACATGGTCGAGACAGTGGCCGGTCATCTCGCCGAGGGGCGTGCCGTCGGCTGGTTTCAGGGCCGCATGGAATTCGGCCCGCGTGCCCTTGGCGGACGGTCGATCCTCGGCGACGCGCGCAGCCCGGCGATGCAGAAAATCTTGAATCTCAAGGTCAAATATCGCGAGAGCTTCCGGCCCTTCGCACCTGCGGTGTTGCGGGAAGATGTCTCCGACTGGTTCGACATCGATTGCGACTCCCCTTACATGCTTCTCGTCGCTGATGTGACGAAGGCTCGTCAGCGGGCCATGAGCGCAGAGGAATCTCAACTGTTCGGCATCGACAAGCTGAACGTGCCGCGATCGGAGATCCCGGCCGTGACGCATGTGGACTATTCGGCTCGGGTCCAGACCGTGCATGCGGAAACCAATCCCCTCTTTCATTCCCTCCTCGAGGCCTTCAAATCCCGTACCGGTTGCCCGGTGCTCGTCAACACGAGCTTCAACGTGCGCGGCGAGCCGATCGTCTGCACGCCGGAGGATGCGTTCCGCTGCTTCATGGGCACGGATATCGAGATTCTGTCGATCGGCAATTGCTTCTTACAGAAGGACCGGCAGGATCCGAAACTCAAGCAAGACTACAAGAATGCCTTCGAACTCGATTGA
- a CDS encoding Uncharacterized membrane protein YdjX, TVP38/TMEM64 family, SNARE-associated domain, protein MVDLVRGLSDSSFWGLITLTALFALGAIVFVPRTLMCVAAGIVYGLWAVPFSLIGSTLGAVLGFGLARYVFRAPFERAALTRPKWRAMLRAVDEEGWRLVGLFRLGAPIPATVQNYVFGLTRIGIWPYILATLIGTLPQTILYVYLGAAGKMTLSGPSRLGNIAVMLVGAAIMLVVILRVTAKAKAALAESMAAPGQLAGPASLASRLAVKRS, encoded by the coding sequence GTGGTCGATCTTGTGCGCGGTTTGAGCGATTCGAGCTTCTGGGGACTTATAACCCTCACCGCTCTTTTCGCTTTGGGCGCGATCGTCTTCGTGCCGCGCACCTTGATGTGCGTGGCGGCTGGAATAGTCTACGGCTTGTGGGCTGTCCCATTCTCGCTAATCGGCAGCACGCTCGGGGCGGTCCTCGGCTTCGGGCTGGCGCGCTATGTGTTCAGGGCGCCGTTCGAGCGTGCCGCGCTCACGCGCCCCAAATGGCGCGCCATGTTGCGTGCGGTAGATGAGGAGGGATGGCGGCTCGTCGGCCTGTTCCGACTTGGAGCGCCCATACCCGCCACCGTCCAGAACTATGTATTCGGGCTCACGCGCATCGGGATCTGGCCTTACATTCTGGCCACCCTGATCGGCACGCTGCCGCAGACGATTTTGTACGTCTATCTCGGTGCCGCCGGAAAGATGACGCTTTCCGGCCCGTCGCGGCTCGGCAACATTGCCGTCATGCTGGTAGGCGCCGCCATCATGCTGGTCGTCATCCTGCGTGTGACCGCCAAGGCCAAGGCGGCGCTCGCCGAGAGCATGGCGGCGCCGGGGCAACTTGCCGGACCGGCGAGTCTTGCCTCTCGGCTTGCCGTCAAGCGATCGTGA